A region from the Pseudomonas promysalinigenes genome encodes:
- the tcyL gene encoding cystine ABC transporter permease, whose protein sequence is MIAESLQLVADSAPFLLKGAGYTVLLSVGGMFFGLVLGFVLALMRLSKILPLDWLARIYVSFFRGTPLLVQLFVIYFGMPQIGIELDPIPASLIGLSLNMAAYICEILRAAISSIDRGQWEAAASIGMTRTQAMRRAILPQALRTALPPLGNSFISLVKDTALAATIQVPELFRQAQLITARTFEVFTMYLAVAVIYWVLCSILAYFQNRMEARVNQHDQEQ, encoded by the coding sequence ATGATTGCTGAAAGCCTGCAACTCGTTGCCGATTCCGCGCCCTTTTTGCTCAAGGGCGCGGGTTATACGGTGCTGCTCAGTGTCGGCGGCATGTTCTTCGGCTTGGTGCTGGGCTTTGTCCTGGCACTGATGCGGCTGTCGAAGATTCTGCCGCTTGACTGGCTGGCGCGCATCTACGTGTCGTTCTTCCGGGGCACGCCACTGCTGGTGCAACTGTTCGTGATCTACTTTGGCATGCCTCAGATAGGGATCGAGCTCGACCCGATTCCAGCGTCGCTGATCGGTCTGTCTCTGAACATGGCGGCCTACATCTGCGAAATTCTGCGGGCGGCCATCTCGTCGATCGACCGCGGCCAGTGGGAGGCGGCGGCCAGCATCGGCATGACCCGCACCCAAGCAATGCGCCGGGCGATTCTGCCCCAGGCGTTGCGCACGGCGTTGCCCCCGCTGGGCAACAGTTTCATTTCGCTGGTCAAGGACACCGCACTGGCCGCCACCATCCAGGTGCCCGAACTGTTCCGCCAGGCGCAGTTGATCACCGCGCGCACCTTCGAGGTGTTCACCATGTACCTGGCCGTTGCAGTGATTTACTGGGTCCTCTGCAGCATCCTTGCGTACTTCCAGAACCGCATGGAAGCGCGGGTCAACCAGCACGACCAGGAGCAATGA
- the epsC gene encoding serine O-acetyltransferase EpsC: MSEQPSSGQWHLHTIVSGLRTAREQWRSRNGRSIGEQGGRELPSREAMRQILEQLCGALFPMRLGPVDLREESEDFYVGHTLDTALTALLVQARLELRYAARQSKAPVHDIDAQALHLIQGFAAALPGLRELLDTDVLAAYHGDPAARSVDEVLLCYPGILAIIHHRLAHYLYQAGLPLLARISSELAHSATGIDIHPGAQIGPSFFIDHGTGVVIGETAIIGERVRIYQAVTLGAKRFPSDESGTLHKGLARHPIVEDDVVIYAGATILGRITIGKGSTIGGNVWLTRSVPAESNITQANLQLDCQVKN, encoded by the coding sequence GTGAGCGAACAACCTTCATCTGGGCAATGGCACCTGCACACTATCGTCAGCGGCCTGCGCACTGCCCGCGAACAGTGGCGCAGCCGCAATGGGCGCAGCATCGGCGAGCAGGGCGGGCGTGAGCTGCCTTCTCGCGAAGCCATGCGGCAGATACTCGAGCAGCTTTGCGGCGCACTGTTCCCGATGCGCCTGGGGCCGGTCGACCTTCGCGAAGAGAGCGAGGACTTCTATGTCGGCCATACCCTCGACACGGCGCTTACCGCGCTGCTGGTGCAGGCGCGGTTAGAGCTGCGCTACGCCGCGCGCCAGAGCAAAGCGCCGGTGCACGACATCGATGCCCAGGCCCTACACTTGATTCAAGGTTTCGCGGCGGCCTTGCCCGGCCTGCGTGAGCTACTCGATACCGATGTACTGGCGGCGTATCACGGCGACCCCGCCGCGCGCAGCGTGGATGAAGTACTGCTGTGCTACCCCGGCATTCTGGCGATCATCCACCACCGCCTGGCCCACTACCTTTACCAGGCCGGTTTGCCGCTGCTGGCGCGTATCAGCTCGGAGCTGGCACATTCGGCGACTGGCATCGATATCCACCCAGGCGCCCAGATCGGCCCGAGTTTCTTCATCGACCATGGTACCGGCGTGGTGATTGGCGAAACGGCGATCATCGGTGAGCGGGTGCGCATCTACCAGGCGGTGACACTGGGCGCCAAGCGCTTCCCCAGCGATGAGTCGGGCACGCTGCACAAAGGCTTGGCGCGCCACCCAATTGTCGAAGATGACGTGGTGATTTACGCCGGCGCGACGATCCTTGGGCGGATCACCATCGGCAAGGGTTCGACCATTGGCGGCAACGTCTGGCTGACCCGCAGCGTGCCGGCCGAAAGCAACATCACTCAAGCGAACCTCCAGCTCGATTGCCAGGTCAAAAATTGA
- the tauD gene encoding taurine dioxygenase, which produces MSLTITPLSPALGAQISGVDISRDITDPQRDAIEQALLEHQVLFFRDQPLTPEQQARFAAYFGDLHIHPIYPNVPETPQVLILDTALTDVRDNAVWHTDVTFLPTPALGAVLSAKHLPAYGGDTLWASGIAAFEALSAPLREMLDGLSATHDFTKSFPLERFGTTAQDLARWEATRRNNPPLSHPVVRTHPVSGRKALFVNEGFTTRINELSETESEALLRLLFAHATRPEFSIRWRWQKNDVAFWDNRVTQHFAVDDYRPQRRVMHRATILGDAPF; this is translated from the coding sequence ATGAGCCTGACCATTACCCCCCTCAGCCCTGCGCTCGGCGCGCAAATCAGCGGCGTGGACATCAGCCGCGACATCACTGACCCACAGCGTGACGCCATCGAGCAGGCGCTGCTTGAGCATCAGGTGCTGTTCTTTCGCGATCAGCCGCTCACCCCAGAGCAACAGGCACGGTTCGCCGCATACTTTGGTGACCTGCACATTCACCCGATCTACCCCAACGTGCCAGAGACGCCCCAGGTGCTGATCCTCGATACGGCGCTCACGGACGTGCGTGACAATGCGGTCTGGCACACCGACGTAACGTTTCTGCCGACCCCGGCACTGGGTGCGGTGCTCAGCGCCAAACACCTGCCGGCCTATGGCGGCGACACGCTTTGGGCCAGCGGTATTGCAGCGTTCGAAGCACTTTCGGCGCCACTGCGCGAAATGCTCGATGGCCTGAGCGCCACCCATGACTTCACCAAGTCATTTCCGCTGGAGCGCTTCGGTACCACGGCACAAGACCTGGCCCGCTGGGAGGCCACGCGGCGCAACAACCCGCCGTTGTCGCACCCGGTGGTGCGCACGCACCCGGTCAGCGGGCGCAAAGCGTTGTTCGTCAATGAGGGGTTCACCACGCGCATCAACGAATTGAGCGAAACGGAGAGCGAGGCGCTGCTGCGACTGCTGTTCGCCCATGCAACACGGCCGGAATTCAGCATTCGCTGGCGTTGGCAAAAGAATGACGTGGCGTTCTGGGATAACCGCGTGACCCAGCATTTCGCTGTGGATGACTACCGGCCTCAGCGCAGGGTGATGCACCGAGCGACCATACTGGGGGATGCGCCTTTCTGA
- a CDS encoding SfnB family sulfur acquisition oxidoreductase, with protein MTTSVITSDAQALSVAEHIAQQLERDSALRDRERRLPHAELELFTRSGLWAISVPKAFGGAGVSNVTLAKVVARIAQADASLGQIPQNHFYALEVLRVNGSPEQQHRLYAEVLAGRRFGNALAELGTKTAHDRTTRLTRDGAGYRINGRKFYATGALYAQRIPTSVIDEQGRQQLAFVPADSHGLEVIDDWSGFGQRTTGSGSVTFDNVWVGAEDVVPFESAFERPTPVGPLAQILHAAIDTGIARAAVQDALHFVRTRSRPWVDSGVDKASDDPLTLKSFGHLVIRLHAAEALLERAGEYLDRAQLDSTADNVAAASIAVAEARAISTEVSLSAGTSLFELAGSQATLAEHNLDRHWRNARVHTLHDPVRWKYHAIGNYYLNHANPPRRGTI; from the coding sequence ATGACTACATCCGTTATCACCAGCGACGCCCAGGCACTTTCCGTCGCTGAACACATCGCCCAGCAACTCGAGCGTGACAGCGCTCTGCGCGACCGCGAACGCCGCTTGCCCCATGCCGAGCTGGAACTGTTCACCCGCTCCGGCCTATGGGCCATCAGCGTTCCCAAAGCTTTCGGCGGCGCCGGCGTATCCAACGTCACCCTGGCCAAAGTCGTCGCCCGCATTGCCCAGGCGGACGCCTCGCTGGGGCAAATCCCGCAGAATCATTTCTACGCCCTGGAAGTACTACGGGTGAACGGCAGCCCCGAGCAGCAGCATCGGCTATATGCCGAAGTCCTCGCAGGCCGCCGCTTCGGCAATGCACTGGCAGAGCTCGGCACTAAAACCGCTCACGACCGCACCACGCGCCTGACCCGCGATGGCGCCGGTTATCGCATCAATGGCCGCAAGTTCTACGCCACCGGTGCCTTGTACGCCCAGCGTATCCCGACCTCGGTGATCGACGAGCAAGGCCGTCAGCAACTGGCTTTCGTCCCCGCCGACAGCCACGGGCTTGAAGTCATCGATGACTGGAGCGGCTTTGGCCAACGCACCACCGGCAGCGGCTCGGTGACATTCGACAACGTTTGGGTCGGCGCCGAAGACGTGGTGCCCTTCGAAAGCGCTTTCGAACGCCCGACCCCGGTCGGCCCGCTGGCGCAGATACTGCACGCAGCCATCGACACCGGCATTGCCCGTGCTGCGGTGCAAGACGCCCTGCATTTCGTGCGCACCCGAAGCCGACCGTGGGTTGATTCGGGCGTGGACAAGGCCAGTGACGACCCTCTGACCCTGAAAAGCTTCGGCCATCTGGTCATCCGCCTGCATGCCGCCGAGGCGTTGCTCGAGCGTGCGGGTGAATACCTCGACCGCGCTCAGCTCGACAGCACTGCCGACAATGTCGCGGCAGCTTCGATTGCGGTAGCCGAAGCACGGGCGATCAGCACTGAGGTGTCTCTGTCCGCTGGCACCAGCCTGTTCGAACTGGCCGGCAGCCAGGCCACGCTGGCCGAGCACAACCTCGACCGCCACTGGCGCAACGCACGCGTGCATACGCTGCACGACCCGGTACGCTGGAAATACCACGCCATCGGCAATTACTACCTCAACCACGCAAACCCTCCACGCCGGGGGACCATCTGA
- a CDS encoding SfnB family sulfur acquisition oxidoreductase translates to MTIQPNTPFHSDIDSPPPLLRAKVLRNDAEALQAARELASHAREQAAQRDQHRKLPWAEIEQFTRSGLGSISVPKAYGGPDVSFVTIAEVFRLISAADPALGQIPQNQFGILQLLRLTATQAQQALIWRSVLDGWRIGNAGPERGTKDTLTLKARISRSGDGYRISGEKFYSTGALFAHWVAVKALDDEGRQRLAFVRRGSPGLRIVDDWSGFGQRTTASGTVLLDQVPVDAELVIDNWRQRDIPNIQGAASQLIQAAIDAGIAEAAIDDAIAFVGEKSRPWIDAKVERAGDDPYVIADVGRLKLELHAAETLLRKAAQVLDEVNAGPIDADAAARASIAVAEAKVLTTEIALLASEKLFELAGSRASLAEFNLDRHWRNARVHTLHDPVRWKYHAVGSYYLNGTLPARHSWI, encoded by the coding sequence ATGACCATCCAACCCAATACCCCCTTCCACAGCGATATCGACAGCCCGCCCCCGCTGCTGCGCGCCAAGGTTCTGCGCAATGACGCCGAGGCATTGCAGGCTGCCCGTGAACTGGCAAGCCATGCCCGCGAGCAGGCCGCTCAGCGCGACCAACATCGCAAATTGCCCTGGGCAGAGATCGAACAGTTCACCCGTAGTGGCCTGGGCAGCATCAGTGTGCCCAAAGCCTACGGTGGCCCAGACGTCTCGTTCGTCACCATTGCCGAGGTGTTCCGCCTGATCAGCGCTGCCGACCCGGCCTTGGGGCAAATTCCGCAGAACCAGTTCGGCATTCTGCAACTGCTGCGCCTGACCGCGACCCAAGCCCAACAGGCGCTGATCTGGCGCAGCGTGCTGGACGGCTGGCGCATCGGTAACGCCGGCCCCGAGCGGGGCACCAAAGACACGCTGACGCTCAAGGCGCGCATTAGCCGCAGCGGCGACGGCTATCGCATCAGCGGCGAGAAGTTCTATTCCACCGGTGCGCTGTTCGCCCACTGGGTGGCGGTCAAGGCACTGGACGATGAAGGCCGCCAGCGCCTGGCCTTCGTACGCCGTGGCTCGCCAGGGCTACGCATCGTCGACGACTGGTCCGGCTTCGGCCAGCGCACCACTGCCAGCGGGACTGTGCTGCTCGACCAAGTACCAGTAGACGCCGAACTGGTCATCGACAACTGGCGCCAGCGCGATATCCCCAATATTCAGGGCGCGGCCTCGCAGCTGATCCAGGCAGCCATCGATGCGGGCATCGCCGAGGCAGCTATCGACGACGCCATCGCCTTCGTCGGGGAAAAGTCCCGGCCATGGATCGACGCCAAGGTCGAGCGTGCGGGCGATGACCCTTACGTGATCGCCGATGTCGGCCGCCTGAAGCTCGAGCTGCATGCCGCTGAGACGCTGCTGCGCAAGGCCGCGCAGGTACTCGACGAGGTCAACGCAGGGCCCATCGATGCTGACGCTGCGGCGCGGGCCTCGATTGCCGTGGCTGAGGCCAAGGTCTTGACCACCGAAATCGCCCTGCTGGCCAGCGAGAAGCTCTTCGAGCTGGCCGGTAGCCGCGCGAGCCTGGCCGAGTTCAACCTTGACCGGCACTGGCGCAATGCTCGGGTACACACCCTGCACGACCCGGTGCGCTGGAAGTATCACGCCGTCGGCTCCTACTACCTCAACGGCACCCTACCAGCCCGGCATTCCTGGATCTGA
- the tcyJ gene encoding cystine ABC transporter substrate-binding protein, with the protein MSKFAKPLLNASLALLLGAGLLGQAFAGEQLKTIEEKGVINVGLEGTYPPFSFQDENGKLTGFEVELSELLAKELGVKAKIQPTKWDGILAALESKRLDIVVNQVTISEERKKKYDFSEPYTVSGIQALVLKKKADQLNIHGAQDLAGKKVGVGLGTNYEQWVKQDVPKADVRTYEDDPSKFADLRNGRIDAILIDRLAALEYAQKAKDTELAGDAFSRLESGVALRKGEPELLAAINKAIDKLKADGTLAKLSEKYFGADVTK; encoded by the coding sequence ATGTCGAAATTCGCCAAACCCTTACTCAACGCCAGTCTAGCCCTCCTTCTGGGCGCCGGCCTGCTTGGCCAGGCCTTCGCAGGCGAGCAGCTGAAAACCATCGAAGAGAAAGGCGTGATCAACGTCGGCCTCGAAGGCACCTACCCGCCTTTCAGCTTCCAGGATGAAAACGGCAAGCTCACGGGTTTCGAGGTCGAGCTGTCGGAGTTGCTGGCCAAGGAGCTAGGCGTCAAGGCCAAGATCCAGCCAACCAAGTGGGACGGTATCCTCGCCGCGCTGGAATCCAAGCGCCTGGACATCGTGGTCAACCAGGTGACCATCTCCGAAGAGCGCAAGAAGAAATATGATTTCTCCGAGCCCTACACCGTCTCCGGGATCCAGGCACTGGTGCTGAAAAAGAAGGCCGACCAGCTGAACATCCATGGCGCCCAGGATCTGGCCGGCAAGAAAGTCGGCGTTGGCCTTGGTACCAACTATGAGCAATGGGTCAAGCAGGACGTGCCTAAAGCTGACGTGCGCACCTATGAAGACGACCCAAGCAAGTTCGCCGACCTGCGTAACGGCCGCATCGATGCGATCCTGATCGACCGCTTGGCAGCACTGGAATACGCCCAGAAAGCCAAGGACACCGAGCTGGCCGGCGATGCCTTCTCGCGCCTGGAAAGCGGCGTGGCACTGCGCAAAGGCGAGCCTGAATTGCTGGCGGCCATCAACAAGGCCATCGACAAGCTCAAGGCAGATGGCACGCTCGCCAAGCTGTCCGAAAAATACTTCGGTGCCGATGTCACCAAATGA
- the betT gene encoding choline transporter BetT → MNPPVFYFAATFILLFGLVVIAFPEAAGQWLLAAQNWAANTVGWYYMLAMSLYLVFVVVTAVSGYGKIKLGADHDEPEFSYLSWAGMLFAAGISITLFFFCVSEPLTHMLTPPQGEGGTAEAGRQAMQILFLHWGLHGWGVFAFVGMALAYFAYRHNLPLALRSALYPLIGKRINGPIGYAVDGFGIIATVFGLGADMGFGVLHLNAGLDYLFGISHSQWVQVVLIALMMGAAVAVAVAGVEKGVRVMSDINLFLACALLLFVLFAGPTQHLFNTLIQNLGDYLGALPRKSFDVYAYGEQRDWLGGWTVFYWAWWIAWAPFVGLFIARISRGRTIREFVFGVLLIPLGFTLAWMSIFGNSALDQVLSHGMTALGQSALDNPSMSLYLLLETYPWSKTVIAVTVFISFVFFVTSADSGTVVLSTLSAKGGNADEDGPNWLRIFWGAMTALITSGLLFAGSIDSLKSAVVLTSLPFSLILLCMMWGLHKAFYLESQRQIAQMHSLAPFAQSRRGRGGWRQRLSQAVHFPSRDEVYRFMDDVVRPAIADVREVFEQKGLVLVTQDDPSHDNVSLKVGHGEEQPFIYQVQMRGYFTPSFALGGLGSQELKNRRYYRAEVHLSEGSQNYDLVGYSKEQIINDILDQYERHMQFLHLVR, encoded by the coding sequence ATGAACCCGCCGGTGTTCTACTTTGCGGCAACGTTCATTCTATTGTTCGGCCTAGTGGTAATCGCCTTTCCCGAGGCTGCCGGCCAATGGTTGCTGGCGGCGCAGAACTGGGCGGCCAATACGGTCGGCTGGTACTACATGCTTGCCATGAGCCTGTACTTGGTATTCGTCGTGGTCACTGCGGTGTCAGGCTACGGCAAGATCAAGCTCGGTGCCGACCACGACGAACCTGAGTTCAGTTACCTGTCTTGGGCCGGCATGCTGTTCGCCGCCGGCATCAGCATCACGCTGTTCTTCTTCTGCGTATCCGAACCCTTGACCCACATGCTTACCCCGCCCCAAGGCGAAGGTGGCACGGCCGAAGCCGGGCGTCAGGCGATGCAGATTCTGTTCCTGCACTGGGGCCTGCATGGTTGGGGCGTGTTCGCCTTCGTCGGCATGGCGCTGGCGTATTTCGCCTATCGGCATAACCTGCCGCTGGCCCTGCGCTCGGCGCTGTATCCGCTGATCGGCAAACGCATCAACGGGCCGATTGGCTACGCCGTGGACGGTTTCGGCATCATCGCTACGGTGTTCGGTCTGGGCGCCGACATGGGCTTTGGTGTGCTGCACCTGAACGCCGGCCTCGACTACCTGTTTGGCATTAGCCATAGCCAATGGGTACAGGTGGTGCTGATTGCATTGATGATGGGCGCGGCGGTGGCGGTTGCCGTGGCAGGGGTGGAAAAGGGCGTTCGGGTGATGAGCGACATCAACCTGTTCCTGGCCTGTGCCTTGCTGTTGTTCGTATTGTTCGCTGGGCCCACCCAGCACTTGTTCAATACCTTGATCCAGAACCTTGGCGACTACCTCGGCGCCTTGCCGCGCAAAAGCTTCGATGTGTACGCGTACGGCGAGCAGCGTGACTGGCTGGGCGGCTGGACGGTGTTCTACTGGGCCTGGTGGATTGCCTGGGCTCCGTTCGTAGGGCTGTTCATTGCGCGTATCTCCCGTGGCCGTACCATCCGCGAGTTCGTGTTCGGTGTATTGCTGATTCCGCTGGGCTTTACCCTGGCGTGGATGTCGATCTTCGGCAACAGCGCGCTGGACCAAGTGCTCAGCCACGGCATGACCGCGCTTGGCCAGTCGGCGTTGGACAACCCGTCGATGAGCCTGTACCTGCTGCTGGAAACCTACCCCTGGAGCAAGACGGTGATCGCCGTCACGGTGTTCATCAGCTTCGTGTTCTTCGTCACATCGGCCGACTCGGGCACCGTGGTGCTGTCGACCCTGTCAGCCAAAGGCGGCAACGCTGACGAAGACGGGCCGAACTGGCTGCGGATTTTCTGGGGCGCGATGACCGCATTGATCACCAGCGGCCTGTTGTTCGCCGGCAGCATCGACTCGCTGAAATCGGCGGTGGTACTGACCTCGTTGCCGTTCTCGCTGATTCTGCTGTGCATGATGTGGGGGCTGCACAAGGCCTTCTACCTCGAGAGCCAGCGGCAGATCGCGCAGATGCATTCGTTGGCACCGTTCGCCCAGTCCCGCCGTGGCCGCGGTGGCTGGCGCCAGCGCCTGAGCCAGGCAGTGCACTTCCCCTCGCGCGACGAGGTGTATCGCTTCATGGACGATGTGGTGCGCCCGGCGATTGCCGATGTGCGCGAGGTGTTCGAGCAGAAGGGGCTGGTGCTGGTGACCCAGGACGACCCGAGCCATGACAATGTCAGCCTGAAAGTGGGCCATGGCGAGGAGCAGCCGTTCATCTATCAGGTGCAGATGCGCGGCTATTTCACCCCGTCTTTCGCGCTGGGTGGGCTGGGCTCGCAGGAGCTCAAGAACCGCCGCTACTACCGTGCCGAGGTGCATCTGAGCGAAGGCAGCCAGAACTATGACCTGGTCGGCTACAGCAAGGAGCAGATCATCAACGACATCCTTGACCAGTACGAACGGCACATGCAGTTCTTGCATCTGGTCAGGTAG
- the tcyN gene encoding L-cystine ABC transporter ATP-binding protein TcyN, which produces MIVVKGLTKQFKGQTVLNGIDLTVQAGEVVAIIGPSGSGKTTFLRCLNLLETPDAGQIQIGAISIDANRPLSGQQSAIRRLRQQAGFVFQNFNLFPHRTALENVIEGPVIVKKTPREQALDLGRRLLAKVGLAGKEDAYPRRLSGGQQQRVAIARALAMEPEVILFDEPTSALDPELVGEVLATIRGLAEEKRTMIIVTHEMSFARDVANRVIFFDKGVIVEQGEAKALFAAPKEERTRQFLRKFLGTTASE; this is translated from the coding sequence ATGATCGTCGTCAAAGGCCTGACCAAGCAGTTCAAGGGCCAGACCGTACTCAACGGTATCGACCTCACCGTGCAAGCCGGTGAGGTGGTAGCCATCATCGGCCCCAGCGGCTCGGGCAAAACTACCTTCCTGCGCTGCCTCAACCTGCTGGAAACACCGGATGCGGGGCAGATTCAGATCGGCGCTATCAGCATCGATGCCAACCGCCCGCTCAGCGGCCAGCAAAGTGCGATTCGCCGCCTGCGACAGCAGGCAGGTTTCGTGTTCCAGAACTTCAACCTGTTCCCCCACCGCACCGCCCTGGAAAACGTCATCGAGGGCCCGGTGATCGTCAAGAAAACCCCGCGCGAGCAAGCCCTGGACCTTGGCCGGCGATTACTGGCCAAGGTTGGCCTGGCAGGCAAGGAAGATGCCTATCCAAGGCGCCTGTCCGGGGGCCAGCAACAACGCGTGGCTATTGCTCGCGCGTTGGCCATGGAGCCTGAGGTGATCCTGTTCGACGAGCCCACCTCAGCCCTGGACCCGGAGCTGGTAGGTGAAGTACTGGCGACCATCCGCGGCTTGGCCGAGGAGAAGCGCACCATGATCATCGTCACTCACGAAATGAGCTTTGCCCGCGACGTTGCCAACCGAGTGATCTTTTTCGACAAAGGCGTGATCGTGGAACAAGGCGAAGCCAAGGCGCTGTTTGCCGCCCCCAAGGAAGAGCGCACGCGGCAATTCCTGCGCAAATTCCTCGGCACAACCGCCTCCGAGTGA